In Ruania zhangjianzhongii, the following proteins share a genomic window:
- a CDS encoding RDD family protein → MTENPRYAGALVPRRLAAYGIDLATVLVVAAGGFLLSGEYILPAVLAAEVLIVQVAWEGRTGCTLGQRLLGLRTVQLGGVRAPGLRRALLRGLVLLAGHLVLVGQLAMLASSAWDHSGHRQGWHDKATGVRVIDLNRTGGASTRSKFAPSTQHRPAEPALVGAGAPAGAAAGAEWSVPPMPAGYGPEGAGVPAAQYAPAAQYAPSAQYAPQQYAPQAGPPQGYAAQPGMAGPPTAVGPGAVPHPAVQHAPVPPPPPIPPPPEELPEATSGGTAALDFTYAEPPEGFAEAVRTARAEREAEEEGSEVEAGAAEGLPAEDPSHRAPSAGSPVDDTVVDETQVPALRALLLETGEAIDVLGGGYIGRAPRSPDDDGEAQLVAVPDPERSLSRTHARFGLVGGDLWLEDLGSANGTTVQLADGRQAHLTAHQRVALPVGTVVLLGTRRVTVTEGNHHTG, encoded by the coding sequence ATGACCGAGAACCCCCGGTACGCCGGAGCACTGGTACCCCGACGGCTGGCTGCCTACGGCATCGACCTGGCGACCGTGTTGGTCGTAGCGGCCGGCGGCTTTCTCCTCTCCGGTGAGTACATCCTGCCGGCCGTGCTCGCCGCTGAGGTGCTGATCGTGCAGGTGGCCTGGGAGGGACGCACCGGGTGCACCCTGGGGCAGCGGCTCCTCGGCCTGCGCACCGTGCAGCTCGGCGGAGTCCGGGCACCAGGCCTGCGCCGCGCACTGCTGCGCGGTCTGGTCCTGCTCGCCGGGCATCTGGTGCTCGTCGGGCAATTGGCGATGCTCGCCAGCTCCGCGTGGGACCACAGCGGACACCGCCAGGGGTGGCACGACAAGGCGACCGGGGTGCGGGTGATCGACCTGAACCGCACGGGGGGTGCTTCCACCCGCAGCAAGTTCGCACCCTCCACCCAGCACCGCCCGGCAGAGCCTGCACTGGTCGGTGCCGGCGCACCGGCCGGAGCGGCGGCCGGTGCGGAATGGAGTGTGCCCCCGATGCCGGCAGGGTACGGACCGGAGGGTGCTGGCGTACCGGCTGCCCAGTACGCACCGGCTGCCCAGTACGCGCCGTCCGCCCAATATGCGCCGCAGCAGTACGCCCCGCAGGCGGGCCCACCCCAGGGCTACGCAGCTCAGCCTGGGATGGCCGGCCCACCGACCGCCGTCGGGCCGGGTGCCGTGCCGCACCCGGCGGTGCAGCACGCCCCGGTGCCACCGCCCCCGCCCATTCCACCGCCGCCCGAGGAACTGCCGGAGGCCACCTCCGGTGGCACCGCCGCACTGGACTTCACCTACGCCGAACCGCCGGAGGGCTTCGCCGAGGCGGTGCGCACGGCCCGTGCGGAGCGCGAAGCCGAGGAAGAGGGCTCTGAGGTAGAGGCAGGCGCCGCTGAGGGTCTTCCGGCCGAAGACCCGAGTCATCGGGCGCCGAGTGCGGGCTCACCGGTCGATGACACCGTGGTGGACGAGACTCAGGTGCCCGCGTTGCGTGCGTTGCTGCTGGAGACCGGTGAGGCGATCGACGTGCTCGGCGGCGGCTACATCGGCCGCGCGCCACGCAGTCCGGACGACGACGGGGAAGCCCAGCTGGTTGCGGTGCCGGACCCCGAGCGGTCCCTGTCCCGCACCCACGCGCGGTTCGGGCTGGTCGGCGGCGACCTCTGGCTCGAGGACCTGGGCTCGGCCAATGGCACTACGGTGCAACTGGCCGACGGACGCCAGGCGCACCTCACCGCGCATCAGCGGGTGGCACTGCCGGTGGGCACCGTGGTGTTGCTCGGCACTCGGCGGGTGACCGTGACCGAAGGCAACCACCACACCGGCTGA
- the eccD gene encoding type VII secretion integral membrane protein EccD — protein sequence MTEPNAGTAVAGQLLRISVQSGERSNDLGVPGVVPVVEVLPSLARRLNLFQPETAHSGFRMVRADGHVLDLDRSLVAQGVVDGDVLSLEVGGQDAHHDVYDDLVEAVADVVERESNPWSAQDTATTTTVAAAVLLAAACGLLLAAGLTGATLVPTIVAGLGGVVLLACAVVLDRTKAPVQAAVALVLVAALYTGVAGFVAAPDAPGWGKPLVFGGAAMAVTGVAGFLLGKRRREYAFIPAVVGLVLGGGGAAIAYAGASVSTVLVVAMAVTGVSGLGIPWLALASTPLRVVSARDDSEIYTEVEPIEHAAVRERYQRGLRFQVALRIASGVVALVATPVVIGTGWYGFAMAVLCYLGMLLGARVVYSRADIITVATTAMLGAVLTVYFGVLTFPGAATALVIAVALVAALIVGMGLLVPARRLWLSRLGDPAELITIAFLLPLAVLAAGLV from the coding sequence ATGACCGAGCCGAACGCCGGCACGGCTGTAGCCGGTCAGCTGTTACGGATCTCGGTGCAGTCCGGGGAACGCAGCAACGACCTCGGGGTTCCCGGTGTGGTCCCCGTGGTGGAGGTGCTGCCCTCGCTCGCTCGCCGGCTGAATTTGTTCCAGCCGGAGACGGCGCACTCCGGGTTCCGGATGGTGCGCGCCGATGGGCACGTGCTCGACCTGGACCGCTCCCTGGTCGCCCAGGGTGTCGTCGACGGCGATGTCCTCTCCCTGGAGGTCGGCGGTCAGGACGCCCACCACGACGTCTACGACGACCTCGTCGAAGCGGTCGCCGATGTGGTCGAGCGGGAGTCCAACCCGTGGTCGGCCCAGGACACCGCCACTACCACCACTGTTGCCGCTGCGGTGCTGCTGGCGGCCGCGTGCGGTCTGCTGCTCGCCGCCGGACTGACCGGCGCCACTCTGGTACCGACGATCGTCGCAGGCCTGGGCGGTGTGGTGCTGCTGGCCTGTGCGGTCGTGCTGGACCGCACCAAGGCACCGGTGCAGGCCGCCGTGGCCCTGGTGCTCGTCGCCGCCCTCTACACCGGGGTGGCAGGATTCGTCGCCGCCCCGGACGCGCCGGGCTGGGGAAAGCCGCTCGTTTTCGGCGGGGCCGCCATGGCAGTGACCGGGGTAGCGGGCTTCCTGCTCGGTAAGCGACGGCGGGAGTACGCCTTCATTCCGGCTGTGGTCGGTCTGGTGCTGGGCGGTGGAGGTGCAGCGATTGCCTACGCGGGCGCCTCGGTCAGCACGGTGCTGGTGGTCGCCATGGCGGTGACCGGGGTGTCCGGGCTGGGGATTCCGTGGCTTGCCCTGGCGTCCACACCGCTGCGCGTGGTCAGCGCCCGGGACGACTCGGAGATCTACACTGAGGTCGAACCGATCGAGCACGCCGCAGTGCGCGAGAGGTACCAACGGGGTCTGCGGTTCCAGGTGGCGCTGCGGATCGCGAGCGGAGTGGTTGCCCTGGTGGCGACCCCGGTAGTGATCGGGACCGGCTGGTACGGATTCGCGATGGCGGTGCTCTGCTATCTCGGCATGCTCCTCGGGGCGCGCGTGGTGTACTCGCGTGCTGACATCATCACCGTCGCGACTACCGCCATGCTGGGCGCGGTGCTGACGGTGTATTTCGGCGTACTGACCTTCCCTGGAGCCGCGACGGCCCTGGTGATCGCGGTGGCCCTCGTCGCTGCGCTCATCGTCGGCATGGGACTGCTGGTCCCTGCCCGGCGGTTGTGGTTGAGCAGGCTGGGCGATCCCGCTGAACTGATCACGATCGCATTCCTGCTGCCGTTGGCCGTGCTCGCCGCAGGCCTGGTGTGA
- a CDS encoding YbaB/EbfC family nucleoid-associated protein, whose translation MAAQSMGDERAQLTRNLDEIAGRLAVLRQAVRPASDAIRRTINGEDGEGAVEVVLAPDGTVESLHLDEDWRELVGEEGLEAAMLEAYRAAEVSRMSDWTDAVAEGEREATGESHERQTPPQKEPGDPSTPEAGAQARLMFDVLRGARSELASFRAQLQRQVERQTETQTPDRAVRVRRDGQMVVGIDLDDRWLANSRDSMIERTVVQALRTSADEGRLQPEEALANYPSLSAMQAMGSDPDELLRRLGVTR comes from the coding sequence GTGGCTGCACAATCGATGGGCGATGAGCGGGCTCAGCTGACGCGGAACCTGGACGAGATTGCCGGCAGGCTCGCTGTACTCCGCCAAGCGGTGCGGCCGGCGTCCGATGCGATCCGCCGCACGATCAACGGTGAGGACGGCGAAGGTGCCGTGGAGGTGGTGCTCGCACCGGACGGGACGGTGGAGAGCTTGCACCTGGACGAGGACTGGCGCGAGCTCGTCGGGGAGGAGGGTCTGGAAGCAGCGATGCTGGAGGCCTACCGTGCCGCCGAGGTCTCCCGGATGTCGGACTGGACCGATGCGGTGGCCGAGGGCGAGCGGGAGGCCACCGGCGAGTCGCACGAACGGCAGACGCCGCCGCAGAAGGAACCCGGTGATCCCAGCACCCCAGAGGCCGGTGCGCAGGCGCGGCTGATGTTCGACGTACTGCGCGGAGCGCGGTCGGAGTTGGCCTCCTTCCGGGCTCAGTTGCAGCGACAGGTCGAGCGGCAGACCGAAACCCAGACCCCTGACCGCGCCGTCCGTGTGCGCCGAGACGGGCAGATGGTGGTAGGTATCGACCTCGACGACCGGTGGCTGGCGAACAGCCGCGACTCGATGATCGAGCGCACGGTGGTGCAGGCCTTGCGCACCTCGGCGGACGAGGGCCGGCTCCAGCCGGAGGAAGCACTGGCGAACTACCCCAGCCTGTCAGCGATGCAGGCGATGGGATCCGATCCGGACGAGCTGTTGCGCCGCCTCGGCGTGACGCGTTGA
- the eccCa gene encoding type VII secretion protein EccCa — translation MTAQSIGQKAPTPAPSGQVVLQPPPDLPKPEGASNSLMMAVPMLGSMGSIAFISLSQGSGPQKYLMGGMFLFMALSMVGMNIWRQRSSHATEVTNTRREYLAYLAETRDSVRVAARRQRRYAEWLLPEPGALPFLAEDGSRVWERTQDRRDLMLTRIGTSTQPLALDLEEAPVSPLAQVDPVSASAAHRFVRAHERQPNLPHGLDLRSTACVEVAGPELRARALARAMVCHVATFAPVDQLQIAVIAAPEALPAWEWVKWLPHAHSSRERDAVGSARMIGETWADIEGLVASGLADRPRFGTKADPPRPHVLLVVDGGQIPAGHPAMSHDGIHGVTVLHLPQRWDELTNRNAVRLLLERDGKGKSTMSILRFGYAAHPATPDSMSVTEAEATARRLTPLLDEGESSESGPAKAISAELTDLLGLPDVRDFDPEVAWRPRLPRDRLRVPIGLTSHGQPMILDIKESAQQGMGPHGLMIGATGSGKSEVLRTLVLALGMTHSSEDLNFVLVDFKGGATFAGMAEMPHVSAVITNLGDDLTLVDRMQDAITGEMVRRQEMLRDAGNFANVGDYEKARKGGRGDLTPLPALLIVADEFTELLTAKPEFTELFVAIGRLGRSLQMHLLLATQRLEESKLRGLESHLSYRIGLKAFSAADSRAVLGVPDAFNLPGGGGHGILKADAETLTQFRAAYVSAPPKARRRTRRSTTEVSEIKVESFTAAPVISATPTVAEPEPTVSNEPEEKRVTFDIAVERMDGHGLPAHQVWLPPLDVPPTFDQLFGDLTEDPQLGLISPRWREAGTLSFPLAIVDRPLEQRRETLRIDLGGAGGHMAIVGTGRSGKSTVARSVVTGLALTHTPAEVQFYVMDFGGGTFTPLSGMAHVAGVASRNEPDVLRRMYSEVLGLVNAREQYFKDNNIDSIETYRRWRREGRADDGYGDIFLVIDGWPTLRAEFDDMEMELQALVGRGLTFGLHLIAATSRWMDFRTAVRDIFGTKLELRLGDPMDSETNRHVAKNVPSDKPGRGLTMSGHHMLTALPRVDSDGNPDNLGVGVENLIERVNAAWKGPAGPKLRLLPEEITLEQVREQATGRMSRRILLGVNEAALAPIGLDPAKESHLYAYGDSASGKSSLLRGIAREVQRLATPKEAQIFVVDYRRALLAEIPEDYLAGYYTTADQASGELQDIASYLRTRLPGPDVTPQQLRARSWWSGAEVYVLVDDYDLVATTTGNPIAALQPLLAQASDVGLHLILTRRSGGASRSMFEPVLQTLRDLSAPGLVLSGNPEEGALIGKVKPRAMVPGRAQYVTRSHGNQVVQLVHAPSTT, via the coding sequence ATGACAGCACAGTCGATAGGACAGAAGGCGCCGACACCGGCGCCGTCAGGACAGGTGGTCCTGCAGCCGCCACCGGACCTGCCCAAGCCCGAGGGCGCCTCGAACAGCCTGATGATGGCCGTGCCGATGCTGGGCTCGATGGGCTCGATCGCCTTCATCTCGCTCTCCCAGGGCAGCGGCCCGCAGAAGTACCTGATGGGCGGCATGTTCTTGTTCATGGCGTTATCCATGGTCGGGATGAACATCTGGCGGCAACGCTCCAGCCACGCCACCGAGGTCACCAACACTCGTCGGGAGTACCTCGCCTACCTCGCCGAGACTCGGGACTCGGTCCGGGTAGCAGCGCGACGGCAACGCCGGTACGCCGAGTGGTTGCTGCCCGAGCCCGGTGCCCTTCCGTTCCTCGCCGAGGACGGCAGCCGGGTGTGGGAGCGCACGCAGGACCGCAGGGACCTCATGCTGACCCGGATCGGCACCTCCACCCAACCTCTGGCGCTCGATCTCGAGGAGGCACCGGTCTCACCGCTGGCGCAGGTGGACCCGGTGAGTGCATCCGCCGCACATCGCTTCGTCCGCGCGCATGAGCGGCAGCCGAACCTGCCGCATGGCCTGGACCTGCGCAGCACTGCCTGTGTGGAGGTCGCCGGGCCGGAGTTGCGCGCCCGTGCCCTGGCCCGGGCGATGGTGTGCCACGTGGCGACGTTCGCCCCGGTGGACCAGCTGCAGATCGCCGTGATCGCCGCCCCGGAGGCATTGCCGGCCTGGGAATGGGTGAAGTGGTTGCCGCACGCCCATTCGTCCCGGGAGCGGGACGCCGTCGGTTCGGCACGGATGATCGGCGAGACCTGGGCGGACATCGAGGGCCTGGTGGCCTCAGGACTGGCGGACCGGCCGCGGTTCGGCACGAAGGCTGACCCACCCCGTCCGCACGTGCTGCTGGTGGTGGATGGCGGCCAGATCCCGGCCGGGCACCCGGCGATGAGCCATGACGGAATCCACGGCGTCACGGTCCTGCACCTGCCGCAACGCTGGGACGAGCTCACCAACCGGAACGCGGTACGGCTGCTGCTGGAGCGGGACGGCAAGGGCAAGTCGACGATGAGCATCCTGCGGTTCGGCTATGCGGCGCACCCGGCCACACCGGACTCGATGAGCGTGACCGAAGCGGAGGCCACTGCCCGGCGGCTGACGCCGCTGTTGGATGAGGGCGAAAGCAGCGAGAGCGGGCCGGCGAAGGCGATCTCCGCTGAGCTGACCGACCTGCTCGGTCTGCCGGACGTGCGCGACTTCGACCCCGAGGTGGCCTGGCGGCCACGGTTGCCCCGTGACCGCCTCCGGGTACCGATCGGCCTGACCTCGCACGGCCAGCCGATGATCCTGGACATCAAGGAGTCCGCCCAGCAGGGAATGGGCCCGCACGGGCTGATGATCGGTGCCACCGGCTCCGGTAAGTCCGAGGTGCTGCGCACCCTGGTCCTGGCACTGGGGATGACCCACTCCAGCGAGGACCTGAACTTCGTGCTGGTGGACTTCAAGGGTGGTGCAACCTTCGCCGGTATGGCGGAGATGCCGCATGTCTCCGCAGTGATCACCAACCTGGGTGACGACCTCACGCTCGTCGACCGCATGCAAGACGCGATCACCGGTGAGATGGTGCGCCGCCAGGAGATGCTGCGCGACGCCGGCAACTTCGCCAACGTCGGTGACTACGAGAAGGCACGCAAGGGCGGCCGCGGGGACCTCACTCCCCTACCTGCACTGCTGATCGTGGCGGACGAGTTCACCGAGCTGCTCACTGCCAAGCCGGAGTTCACCGAGCTGTTCGTCGCCATCGGTCGGCTGGGCCGGTCGCTACAGATGCACCTGCTGCTGGCCACCCAGCGGCTCGAGGAGAGCAAGCTGCGTGGGCTGGAGTCCCACCTGTCCTACCGGATCGGTCTGAAGGCCTTCTCCGCCGCCGACTCCCGCGCCGTCCTCGGCGTGCCCGATGCCTTCAACCTTCCCGGCGGCGGTGGTCACGGCATCCTCAAGGCGGACGCCGAGACCCTCACCCAGTTCCGCGCCGCGTACGTGTCCGCTCCGCCGAAGGCGCGCAGGCGTACCCGCCGCAGCACCACCGAGGTCAGCGAGATCAAGGTGGAGTCCTTCACCGCAGCCCCGGTGATCTCCGCGACGCCCACAGTCGCCGAGCCGGAGCCGACGGTGTCGAACGAACCCGAGGAGAAGCGGGTCACCTTCGACATCGCCGTCGAGCGGATGGACGGGCACGGCCTGCCCGCACACCAGGTCTGGCTGCCGCCGCTGGATGTGCCACCCACGTTCGACCAGCTGTTCGGGGACCTCACCGAGGACCCGCAGCTCGGGCTGATCTCGCCCCGGTGGCGGGAGGCCGGCACCCTCAGCTTTCCGCTCGCGATCGTGGACCGGCCGCTGGAGCAGCGCCGGGAAACCCTGCGGATCGACCTGGGCGGCGCCGGTGGGCACATGGCGATCGTCGGCACCGGTCGGTCCGGGAAGAGCACCGTGGCCCGCTCGGTGGTGACCGGGCTCGCCCTCACGCACACCCCGGCCGAAGTGCAGTTCTACGTGATGGACTTCGGCGGCGGGACGTTCACGCCGCTGTCCGGTATGGCGCACGTGGCCGGTGTCGCGTCCCGGAACGAGCCGGATGTGCTCCGCCGGATGTACTCGGAGGTGCTGGGCCTGGTCAATGCCCGGGAACAGTACTTCAAAGACAACAACATCGACTCGATCGAGACCTACCGGCGGTGGCGCCGGGAGGGACGTGCCGACGACGGCTACGGGGACATCTTCCTGGTCATCGACGGCTGGCCGACGCTCCGCGCCGAGTTCGACGACATGGAGATGGAGCTCCAGGCGCTGGTCGGCCGCGGGCTGACCTTCGGGCTGCACCTGATCGCTGCCACCAGCCGGTGGATGGACTTCCGCACCGCGGTCCGGGACATCTTCGGTACCAAGTTGGAGCTCCGCCTCGGCGACCCGATGGACTCCGAGACCAACCGGCATGTCGCCAAGAACGTGCCCAGCGACAAGCCCGGCCGCGGTTTGACGATGTCCGGGCACCATATGCTCACCGCGCTCCCCCGGGTGGACTCCGACGGCAACCCGGACAACCTGGGCGTCGGCGTGGAGAACCTGATCGAACGGGTCAATGCCGCCTGGAAGGGCCCTGCCGGTCCGAAGCTGCGGCTGCTGCCCGAGGAGATCACTCTGGAGCAGGTCCGCGAGCAGGCCACCGGCCGGATGTCCCGGCGAATCCTGCTCGGCGTCAACGAGGCCGCATTGGCCCCGATCGGCCTGGACCCGGCGAAGGAGAGCCACCTGTATGCCTACGGCGACTCCGCCTCGGGCAAGTCATCGCTGCTGCGTGGCATTGCCCGCGAGGTGCAGCGCTTGGCGACGCCGAAGGAGGCGCAGATCTTCGTGGTGGACTACCGGCGGGCGCTGCTGGCCGAGATCCCGGAGGACTACCTAGCCGGGTACTACACCACCGCCGACCAGGCCTCCGGCGAGCTCCAGGACATTGCCAGCTACCTGCGCACCCGCCTGCCGGGACCGGATGTGACCCCGCAGCAGCTCCGCGCCAGGTCCTGGTGGAGTGGTGCCGAGGTCTACGTACTGGTGGACGACTACGACCTGGTCGCCACCACGACCGGCAACCCGATCGCGGCCCTGCAGCCGCTGCTCGCGCAGGCCAGTGACGTCGGCCTGCACCTGATCCTCACCCGCCGCTCCGGTGGTGCCTCCCGGTCGATGTTCGAGCCGGTGCTGCAGACGCTGCGCGATCTGTCCGCCCCCGGTCTGGTCCTGTCCGGGAACCCGGAGGAGGGCGCGCTGATCGGCAAGGTGAAGCCGCGCGCCATGGTGCCGGGCCGGGCGCAGTACGTCACCCGCAGCCATGGCAACCAGGTGGTGCAGCTGGTGCACGCACCGTCCACCACCTGA
- the eccB gene encoding type VII secretion protein EccB, producing the protein MASKQELIQAQKFSRRRLLTAFVSGAPGGRELAPTKPLRGVVLGSVLAVLVLLGTLIAGVFTGGLDEGWENSSIVTVKDEGTRYVAINGTLYPVLNLSSARLITSTTEVVEADAEDLDGMERAAAPRGIQGAPDALPGGDRLLGGVWTACAAPEGEIATGVGPSAALPAEDVAVLVSNEDRYFYVTGGYRYEVSFASLSALQLTLGLDSTEVPEVSAGWLNLYEQGTPLAPVVFGQEGQPAGGAAGDLELRVGQLIEVVDSTQDRIGMYVVSEDSTLAPISDFALEIYALGVQDESLMEPRQLTAGDVEAIERDDAGLFPADWPEQRPDPVTGIPCARLDTGVEEPAATLTQNPDPVTAGVAVEPGHAVLVAAADSGDGNTWGFIDERGTYFPVATAEDVERLGYTTDNATTVPAAWVRLFPQGPELSQSAAMGAT; encoded by the coding sequence ATGGCGTCCAAACAGGAACTGATCCAGGCGCAGAAGTTCTCCCGGCGGCGCCTGCTCACCGCCTTCGTCAGTGGTGCGCCCGGCGGCCGTGAGCTTGCTCCGACCAAGCCGCTGCGGGGTGTGGTGCTCGGCAGCGTCCTGGCCGTCCTGGTGCTGCTCGGCACTCTCATCGCCGGTGTGTTCACCGGTGGTCTGGACGAGGGCTGGGAGAACTCCTCGATCGTGACGGTCAAGGACGAAGGCACTCGCTACGTGGCGATCAACGGCACGCTGTACCCGGTGCTCAACCTGTCCAGCGCCCGGCTGATCACCAGCACCACCGAGGTAGTCGAGGCCGATGCCGAAGACCTCGACGGGATGGAACGTGCCGCGGCGCCGCGGGGGATCCAGGGAGCGCCCGACGCGCTGCCGGGCGGCGATCGGCTGCTCGGTGGCGTGTGGACGGCCTGCGCCGCCCCGGAGGGGGAGATCGCCACCGGGGTGGGGCCCAGTGCCGCACTACCGGCTGAGGACGTGGCGGTGCTGGTCAGCAACGAGGACCGCTACTTCTACGTCACCGGGGGCTACCGGTACGAGGTGAGTTTCGCGAGCCTGTCCGCGCTGCAGCTCACCCTCGGGCTGGACTCGACGGAGGTGCCCGAGGTCTCGGCCGGATGGCTCAACCTCTACGAGCAAGGCACCCCGTTGGCACCGGTGGTGTTCGGGCAGGAGGGTCAACCTGCTGGTGGAGCTGCCGGTGACCTGGAGCTGCGGGTGGGCCAGCTGATCGAGGTGGTCGACTCCACGCAGGACCGGATCGGGATGTACGTGGTCTCCGAGGACTCCACCCTGGCACCGATCAGCGATTTCGCCCTGGAGATCTACGCCCTCGGTGTGCAGGACGAGAGCCTGATGGAACCACGCCAGCTCACCGCCGGCGATGTCGAGGCGATCGAGCGGGACGACGCAGGACTGTTTCCCGCGGACTGGCCGGAGCAGCGCCCCGATCCGGTCACCGGTATCCCGTGCGCTCGGTTGGACACCGGGGTGGAAGAGCCGGCGGCCACGTTGACGCAGAACCCGGATCCGGTCACCGCCGGAGTTGCCGTCGAGCCCGGACATGCCGTGCTGGTCGCGGCCGCAGACTCCGGCGACGGCAATACCTGGGGCTTCATCGACGAACGCGGCACCTACTTTCCCGTCGCTACGGCTGAGGATGTGGAGCGACTGGGCTACACCACGGACAACGCCACCACGGTGCCGGCGGCCTGGGTGCGGTTGTTCCCGCAGGGACCCGAGCTGAGCCAGAGTGCCGCTATGGGTGCCACATGA
- a CDS encoding S8 family serine peptidase, giving the protein MRARRPRPARQVAAGLSLALAAGLAALAGAPPAQATPPVVDVRAENGQETCSPDQTLWVNHEPAAFARMGVADAQRLSTGEGVVVAVLDSGVAAGNAHLDGVLVGGTNLASGGGGADEDVHGHGTAIAGQIAARPVDGSGVVGVAPEARIMPVRLFVTDQEPPTPARIAEGIEWAATHGADIINVSLSTASDDPALARAVRVAENEGALVVASTGNRETTENQDSIVRYPAAFDGVLGVAAVDLAGGYAADASFASEFVDIAAPGSQVDTTYLDVGDCTLDDGHPSSSYATGYVSGVAALIASAYPDESPQQWAYRIKVTALRADPSARTDETGWGEVRPYEALSFIDDGTAPGPDSPTHERPEQTVEEPEPLTIADIQDPWAADRQLVTWVMLGALAVSLIALVLGRMGSAPRRRK; this is encoded by the coding sequence ATGAGGGCGAGGCGCCCCCGCCCTGCCCGGCAGGTGGCCGCGGGGTTGAGCCTGGCCCTGGCGGCCGGACTCGCGGCGCTCGCGGGTGCACCCCCGGCCCAGGCCACGCCGCCGGTCGTCGACGTCCGGGCGGAGAACGGGCAGGAGACCTGCAGCCCGGACCAGACGTTGTGGGTGAATCACGAGCCTGCGGCCTTCGCCCGGATGGGCGTGGCCGACGCCCAACGGCTGAGCACCGGAGAAGGAGTGGTGGTGGCGGTGCTCGACTCCGGGGTCGCCGCTGGCAACGCTCATCTGGACGGTGTCCTGGTCGGTGGCACGAACCTGGCCAGCGGCGGCGGGGGTGCGGATGAGGATGTCCATGGCCACGGCACAGCGATCGCCGGACAGATCGCGGCCCGACCGGTGGACGGGTCCGGTGTGGTCGGGGTGGCTCCCGAGGCGCGAATCATGCCCGTTCGACTGTTCGTGACCGATCAGGAGCCGCCCACGCCGGCACGGATCGCCGAAGGGATCGAATGGGCCGCCACACACGGCGCCGACATCATCAATGTCTCGTTGTCCACGGCGTCCGACGACCCGGCACTCGCACGTGCGGTACGGGTGGCCGAGAACGAGGGAGCCCTGGTAGTGGCGAGCACCGGTAACCGGGAGACCACCGAGAACCAGGACAGCATCGTGCGCTACCCGGCCGCCTTCGACGGTGTCCTCGGGGTGGCCGCGGTCGACCTGGCCGGCGGGTACGCCGCCGATGCCTCCTTCGCCAGCGAGTTCGTCGACATCGCCGCCCCCGGTTCGCAAGTCGACACCACATACCTCGATGTGGGCGACTGCACACTGGACGACGGACACCCTTCGTCCAGCTACGCCACCGGTTACGTCTCGGGAGTGGCCGCACTCATTGCCAGCGCCTACCCGGACGAGAGCCCCCAGCAGTGGGCCTACCGGATCAAGGTGACCGCCCTGCGGGCCGACCCGTCGGCGCGCACTGACGAGACCGGCTGGGGAGAGGTGCGCCCGTACGAGGCACTGTCCTTCATCGACGACGGCACCGCCCCCGGCCCCGACTCACCGACCCACGAACGACCGGAGCAGACGGTGGAGGAGCCCGAGCCGTTGACCATCGCCGATATCCAGGATCCGTGGGCGGCCGACCGGCAGCTGGTGACCTGGGTGATGCTCGGAGCTCTCGCCGTCAGCCTGATCGCCTTGGTGCTCGGGCGGATGGGGAGTGCTCCCCGTCGACGGAAGTGA
- a CDS encoding WXG100 family type VII secretion target, whose translation MEVTVANEVSAADGAIARGAQIVAESKQTLNSEIQTLEGKLAGIGSQWQGASATAFASLMENWRAQARKITQSLDEFEANLTSSQQTYTATDDASTSSMNRLQGRLG comes from the coding sequence ATGGAGGTGACCGTGGCAAACGAAGTCTCAGCCGCGGATGGTGCTATCGCACGCGGCGCACAGATCGTCGCGGAGTCGAAGCAGACACTCAACAGCGAAATTCAGACGCTGGAGGGCAAGCTCGCCGGAATCGGTTCGCAGTGGCAGGGTGCTTCCGCCACCGCGTTCGCGTCCCTCATGGAGAACTGGCGTGCGCAGGCTCGCAAGATCACCCAGAGCCTGGACGAGTTCGAAGCGAACCTGACGAGCTCGCAGCAGACCTACACGGCCACTGATGACGCGTCGACGTCGTCGATGAACCGGCTTCAGGGCCGGCTGGGCTGA
- a CDS encoding WXG100 family type VII secretion target: MFKANFGGIATASADIIGGANKIESQLNDMDSRLAPLRADWTGAAAESYQQAKAKWTQAITEMKQLLTEIGSQVGRDGEEFQGADTRNAQRFS, from the coding sequence ATGTTCAAGGCTAACTTCGGCGGCATCGCGACCGCGAGCGCTGACATCATCGGCGGCGCCAACAAGATCGAGTCTCAGCTGAACGACATGGACAGCCGACTCGCCCCGCTCCGCGCCGACTGGACCGGTGCAGCAGCTGAGTCCTACCAGCAGGCGAAGGCCAAGTGGACCCAGGCCATCACCGAGATGAAGCAGCTGCTGACCGAGATCGGTTCGCAGGTCGGTCGGGACGGCGAAGAGTTCCAGGGCGCTGACACCCGCAACGCGCAGCGCTTCAGCTGA